The DNA window GAAGTCCCCGACCGGCGCCATGTCGGTGAAGCGGGAGAAGTGGCCCTGGAAGGCGACGGTGATCGTGTCGGTCGGGCCGTTGCGGTGCTTGGCGACGATGAGGTCGGCCTCGCCGGCACGGGGGCTGTCCTTCTCATAGGCGGCCTCGCGATGCAGCAGCACCACCATGTCGGCGTCCTGCTCGATCGAGCCCGACTCGCGGAGGTCGGAGAGCGCGGGCTTCTTGTCGGAGCGCTGCTCGGCGCCACGGTTCAGCTGCGACAGCGCCACGACCGGCACACCCAGCTCCTTGGCGAGGAGCTTGAGCGCGCGCGAGAACTCCGAGACCTCCTGCTGGCGCGACTCGACGCGCTTGCCGCTCGTCATGAGCTGCAGGTAGTCGATGACGACCATCTTCAGGCCGACGCGCTGCTTGAGGCGACGGCACTTCGCGCGGATCTCGACCAGCGTCATGTTCGGGCTGTCGTCGATGTAGAGAGGGGCGTCGTTGATGCGTCCGCGCACCGACGCGATCGTCGTCCAGTCGCGGGAGTCGAGCGTGCCCTTGCGCATCGCCTGCAGGGGGATCGCGCCCTCGGCGCTCATGAGGCGCATGGCGATCTCGCTGCGACCCATCTCGAGCGAGAAGAAGATGGTCGGCATGTCGTTGCCGATGGCCGCGGTGCGGGCGAAGTCGAGCGCGAGCGTCGACTTACCCATGGCCGGACGCGCGGCGATGATGATCATCTGCCCCGGGTGCAGGCCGTTCGTCAGCTGGTCGAGGCCGGCGAAGCCGGTCGGGATGCCGGTCATCTGACCGTCGCGACCGCGGGCGGCCTCGATCTCGTCGACGGCGGCGTCGACGGCGACCGTCAGCGGGACGTAGTCCTCGACGGCGTCGGCGCCGGTGACGCCGTAGATCTCCGCCTGCGCGGTGTTGACGAGGTCGAGCGCCTCGCCCTCGCCCTGGTAGCCCATCTGCACGATGCGCGTGCCGGCCTCGACGAGACGGCGCAGCAGCGCGCGCTCGGAGACGATCGAGGCGTAGTAGCCCGCGTTGGCCGCCGTCGGCACGATCGAGGTCAGGGTGTGCAGGTAATCGGCCCCGCCCGCGCGCTGCAGCTCGCCGGTCTTGATGAGCTCGTCGGTGACCGCGACGACGTCGGTCGGCTCACCGTGCGAGTACAGCGAGAGGATGGCCTCGTAGATGAGCTCGTGCTTCGGCACATAGAAGTCCGCGCCGCGCAGGCTCTCGATGACGTCGGCGACGGCGTCCTTCGAGAGCAGCATGCCGCCCAGCGCGCTCTGCTCCGCCAGCACGTCGTGCGGAGGCGTCCGCTCGTACTGCCGGGGTCCCCCCAGACGCTCCTCCGAGATGTCGGCGATCGACATGCTGCCGTCCTCTCCTGTCGTCTTCACCCTCATCGCGCGTGCCCGTGAGGTGCGCGCGCGAACAGCGCCGATCCGATCTGCGGATGCCGCGGCATCCGCTCCCCGATCGAGCACAGCCCACCACGAACCGCCGACATCGCATCACCCCCGATGGATGACGGCGCAGTCGTCCGATGGGCCGGACCCCACGCTATGGAGGGTGATTCCGAGGCGCAAACAGCCCTGTGGATAACTCTGTGGAGAACATGCGCGAAACGCCGCGGACCCTGTGCACAACGGATGTGGACAACCTTCTTATCGCGAGTGGGTCGAAAGAATTTAAGTGCTCCTGATCTGCCCTTCTCATCGCGGTGAGGGTGTGGAGGAAGAAAGAGGTGAACTCGGGATTGAAGGTTCGGTCTGATAGGAGCGGCTGTGTACAGATCTGGGGATGACGAGCGACGTCGTGTTCTCGATCGGTACGCGACCGACAGCCGGCCGTTCGGCGACAGCCGGCCTCCTCTGGGCGCCTCTGCGGCACGCAGAGCAGGACCCCACCCCGAACAGCTCAGCGCTCCCACGGGTGCGCACAAGGCCCTCCTGCGGTCTCCGCCCCTGCTTCGTCCTCCCCATCGCACTGATCGAGCGATCCATACGCGACGCGACGACGGCCGAGGCCCGTCGCGACGAAAAGGGGGCCTCACCTACCCACGTCGCGATCGCAGGGCTAGCTTCAGATCACCAGGCACCCCTAGATCTGCTCCTCACGGACGGATCTCCTTTTACGTCGTCGTATTCGGGAGGTGAACATGGACGCCATTCATCCGCAGCGCGTGTCGAGGATCTCCACGCTGCTGATCGCCTCCCTCGGCGTCGCGTTCGCCTGGGTGCTCCTGTCTCTCGTTCTGGGCTTCTCCGCGCCTCAGGCGCACGCCGACGACGACGGTCTGCTCGGCACGGTGACCTCCACGGTCGAGCGCACCACCTCCTCCGCGACCCAGGTCGTCTCCGACACCACCTCGTCCGTGACCGACCTCGTCAGCGACACGGTCGCCGCCGTCTCGGAGCCGGCCGCGCCGCCCGCCCCGATCGCGCCGCCCGCCCCCATCGCGCCGGTCGTCGAACAGGTCGCGCCGGTCGTGGCCCCCGTGGTGGAGACGGTCGCCCCCGTGGTCGCCCCGATCACCGAGGCCGTGGCCCCCGTCGTCGCCGGTGTGACCCCCGTCGTGGAGACGGTCGAGTCCGCGGTCGGCACCGTCACCACGGGTGCGACGGAGATCGTCGATGCCGGCGTCATCAGTCCGGTCGTGGATGCGGGCGTCGAGGTCGTGACGTCGCTCCCTGTCGTCGGTGACGTCGTGGCCTCCACCGGCGTCGATGACGCCCTCTCGTCCGTCGGCCACACCGTCGACGGCGTGCTGCAGGGCACGACGGAGGCGGTCGTCCGCCCCGTGACGGAGATCGTCGACACCGTGACCGACCCCGTCGAGGGTGTCGTCGACGGGGCAGTCCCCGCTGCGGTGACGCCTGTCGTGCCGGTGACCGGCAGCCTCACGCCGCTGTCGCCCGCGCTCGCCCCCGCCTCAGAGCTCCCCGCCTCCCGCACTCTTCCCCGACCCCTCGACGCGACGTCCGCAGCCGGACCGCTGGACTACTTCGCGCGTGCGGCGGTGCTGAGCGGCACCGCCCTGTGGATGGCCGTCGCGCCGTCCGCCACGGCCGTCGTGTCGTCGGCGGATGCCGCGGCCATCGGCGGCGGCGCATCGAACGACCCGTTATCGCTGCTGCGTTCGACGCTGCAGGGCGAATCGTCCTCCATGGGGCCCGCCGGTGCGGGTTCCGGTGCCTGGGCGCTGATCGCCGTCGCGTTCGTGCTCGCATACCGTGCCTGGATGCGACGCACCGGACTCGAGGACGACGCGGCTCCCGTGGCACCCACCTACCCCACCGACGTCTCTCCCGACTGATCGGACCTCGTCGCCCCCTCGGCGACCGAGTGTCATCGCGCATTCCCGCGCATCCGAACAGTCAACACATCTCGAGGAGAGATCATGAACACCTTCATCACGCGCGCCTTGATCGGCACGCTTCTCGCCGGCGGCGTCACGCTGCTCGGCGCGACGGTCGCCAACGCGGCCGAGACCACGGGCGAGGACGGACTGCTGTCCGGCACCCAGGCCCTCATCGACGTGTCGGCCCCGGTCGACGTCGTCGGCGACGCGGTGTCGCTCATCGGGGACAGCTCATCCACGACGGCCCCGGCACCCGCGGAGGCCGCACCGGCTCCCGCGGCCGAGGTCACGACGAGCGGCCTCGACGGCATCCTGTCGGGCGATCAGGCCATCGTGAGCGTCGACATCCCGATCACCGTCACCGACAACGCGGTATCGGTCATCGGCGACAGCACCGTCGAGGACGCGGCTCCCGCTGCGCCGGCCGAGCCTGCCGAGCCTGCTGCACCCGCCGAGGCTCCGGCCCCCGAGGCGAGCACCAGCGGCGAGGACGGCATCGCGTCGGGCAACCAGGCGGTCGTCGACCTGGACGTTCCGGTCACCGTCGGCGGCAACGCCGTCTCCGTCATCGGAGACAGCAGCGTCACCGACACCGCCCCCGCAGCGGCGCCGGTGGCCCCGGCCACCGGCGGCACCACGACGGCACCCGTCACCACCGGCGAGGACAGCATCCTCGGCGGCAACCAGGTGATCCCCGTCGTCGACATCCCCGTCACCGTCGGCGGCAACGCCGTCTCCGTCATCGGAGACAGCAGCGTCACCGACACCGCCCCCGCAGCTGCCCCGGCAGCCCCGGCCACCGGCGGCACCACGACGGCACCCGTCACCACCGGCGAGGACAGCATCCTCGGCGGCAACCAGGTGATCCCCGTCCTGGACATCCCCGTCACCGTCGGCGGGAACGCCATCTCGGTCATCGGAGACAGCAGTGTGGTGGGCGGCACGGGCACGGGAACCGGCCTCGGCGGCGGATCGCCTCTCGCGCCGATCACCTCGGGTGAGGACGGCATCCTCGGCGGCAACCAGCTGATCCCGGTCGTCAACCTCCCGATCACCGTCGGCGGCAACGCCATCTCCGTCATCGGAGACAGCACCGTCACCACCCCCGGCACCCCGGGAACGCCCGGCACACCCGGCACCCCCGGCACCCCCGGCACCCCGGGCACCCCCGGCACCCCGGGCACCCCGGGCACCCCCGGCACCCCGGGAACGCCCGGCACGCCCGGCACCCCGGGAACGCCCGGCACGCCCGGCACCCCGGGAACGCCCGGCACACCCGGCACCCCCGGCACCCCCGGCACCCCCGGCACACCGGGCACTCCCGGCACCCCCGGCACCCCCGGCACACCGGGCACTCCGGGCACTCCGGGCACTCCCGGTACCCCGGCCACTGCCGGAACACCCGCGGGCGCGACCGTCTACGCCGCCGCGTCGACCGCAGCCGCGTCGACCGCGAACGCCCCGGCCGCGCGCCTGGCGACCACCGGAGGAGAGAGCGCCCTTCCGGCACTCCTGATGGCACTCGTGCTGTTCGGAGCCGGCGCGGCGTTCCTGCTGCGGCGCCGCACCGCCTGACGCGGACGGAGCGGGCCGGCCGTGCCTGGTCCGACCTGCTCCGCCGCCGACGCGGCCGGTGAAAGGACGGATGCCGCGACCCGAACCCCTGTGGAGGGGCCGGGCCGCGGCATCCGTCTGCCTTCTGCGCCTTACTTGGCGGAGACCACCTGAAGGGTGATCACGGCGGTCAGGTCGTCGCGGAGACGCACCGTGGCCTCGTGCTCGCCGATCGACTTGATGGGCGTGGTGATGTGGATCTTGCGCTTGTCCAGGTCGCCCAGGCCGGCGGCCTTGACGGCGTCGGCGATGTGGTCGGTCTTGACCGAGCCGAACAGACGGCCTTCGCTGCCGGTCTTGACGGCGAGCTTGACCTTGTTGGACTCGAGCGTGTTCTTGAGCGCCACGGCCTCTTCGTGATCGTGGATCGCGCGGGAGTCACGGGCGGCGCGGATCGACGCCACCTGCTTCTCGCCACCGCGGGTCCACGCCACGGCGAAGCCCTGGGGGATGAGGTAGTTGCGGGCGAACCCGTCCTTGACCTCGACAACGTCTCCGGCGCCGCCGAGACCGGCGACCTCGTTCGTGAGAATCAGCTTCGACATCGGTGCCCCTTAACGGCCAGCGCCGGCGTAGGGCAGGAGCGCCATTTCGCGCGCGTTCTTGATCGCGCGGGCGATCAGACGCTGCTCCTGCACCGAGACTCCGGTGATACGGCGGGCGCGGATCTTCCCGCGCTCCGAGATGAACTTGCGAAGCGTGGCGACATCTTTGTAGTCGATGAGGCCGACGCGGGTCGGCTTCGCGGGAGCGGTGACTTTGCCGCCCTTCCGCGGCTTCCGGCGGTCGCCGGTGGACTTTCCAGCCATGGTTCTTCCTTACTGAGTGTGTAGATCGGATGCTGCGACCCGGCCTGCGCCTGACGGGCGGCCGGATTCGCGGATCAGAACGGGGTGTCGTCTCCGTAGGAGCCGGGAGTGCTCCACGCGTCGGCGCCGCTGTTCGAGGAGCCGCTGTTCGACCCGGGGGTCGACCACGGCTGGTCGGCGACCTGGCCGCGGGACTGCCCGCCGCCCTGTCCGCCGCCGGCACCGCCGGAGGAGGCCGCACGCGTGATCTGAGCCGTCGCGTAGCGCAGCGACGGGCCGATCTCGTCGACCTCGAGCTCCATCGACGTGCGCTTCTCGCCTTCCTTCGTCTCGTACGAGCGCTGCTTCAGGCGACCGCTCGCGATGACGCGGCTGCCCTTGGTCAGCGATCCGGCGACGTGCTCGGCGAACTCGCGCCAGACGCTCGCGCGGAGGAACAGCGCTTCGCCGTCCTTCCACTCGTTCGCCTGACGGTCGAAGGTGCGCGGCGTCGACGCGATCGTGAAGTTCGCGACGGGGAGTCCGTTCTGCGTGTAGCGCAGCTCGGGATCAGCCGTGAGGTTTCCCACGACGGTGATGATCGTCTCGCCGGCCATGACCCTTACGCGTCCTGCTTGACCGCGGGCTTGGCGGGACGGGCAGCCTTGCGGGCGGCCTTCTCGTCGGCGCGCTGCTTCTCCGACGCGATCATCGCGATCGCCTCTTCGGCCCGGAGGACCTTGGTGCGCATGATCATCTCGCTGAGCTTGAGCTGACGGTCGAGCTCGCGCGTGGCGTCACTGGATGCCGTGAAGCTGACGACGGCGTAGATGCCCTCGTTCTTCTTCTGGATCTCGTATGCCAGGCGGCGCTTGCCCCAGACGTCGACGTTCTCGATGGAACCGCCGTCGTTGGTGATGACCTTCAGGAACTTGTCGAGGTTCGGAGCGACCTGGCGCTCATCGATCTCGGGGTTCAAGATGACCATGAGTTCGTACTGGTGCGTCACTGACCCACCTCCTTCGGACTAGAACGGCTGTCGGGCATTTCCCGGCAGCAGGAGGGTGTGTGCACGTGTCCGGCCGGATTCGGGCTGGGCCGAGGCCGGACAACCTTCACAGTGTACCGGATGCCGCGGCATCCGCCGGAATCGGGATGCCGCGCCCGCGCGACGACGAGGCGCGACGGCCTCCCGCAGGTAGCGTGGCCGCCATGGAATGGACGGCGGACGTGGCGGCGGGCGACTGGATCCGGGACAGGGTCGACTCGCCCTGGCGCGGGACGATCCACGACATCGTGCCGCGCGGCTTCGCGGAGTACGTGCGCATCTTCCATCCGGCCACCCGCGACCGTCCGGTCGGCGAGCGCTGGCCCGGCCTGCCGTACGCCCGCCACCGCCGCGAGTGGGACGAGTTCCAGCGTCGCGACCCCGAGATCGACGTCGAGCGGGTGTCGTGGGCGCAGACCGCGGCCGCCATCGGCACGACGATGCACGCGCGCGCCCAGTGGGACGCCCTGGTCGCCCCCGGCCGGCTCGTCGAGAACGAGGACGGACCGCGCGATGCGGCCGGCTGGCGCTACGGCACCCCCGACCTGGGAGACCTCCCGGCCGATCTCGTCGCCGTCGTCGCCGGTCACGCGGCTGCGCACACGACGACACCGGACGACGGCTGCGTCGCGGTGTGGGAGGGCTTCGGCGGTCTGGTCGGCTTCATGGGGCCGGCACCGTCGCGCACGTTCTACCAGTTCACCTCCACCCCCTCCGAGGAGGTGAACGCGCACAACGAGATGCTCTCGCGCTCGGTGCGCGACCCGTACGACAAAGGCTTCCGCAAGGACACCTGGCAGGACGGGATGCTCGACCGCGCCATCTCGGAGGGTCCGCGCCTGCGGCTGCTCAACCGCGCTCACGTGCTCTTCCGGGGAGGGGTGATCGAGCTCGCCCGGCCGGACTGGTTCCTCGACGTCCCCTGGCGCGACCGTGAGGCCGAGGAGCACGGGTTCCCACCCAGCGCCCACGCTCCCACCCTCGTCTGGCCCGACGACCACGCCTGGGTCATCTCGACCGAGGTCGACTACGACTCCACGATCGTCGGGGGCAGCGCCGATCTGGTGCGCGCGCTGCGCGCCGACCCGCGGCTCGAGGCGATCCCGATCCGGGAGGACACCGCGCTCACCTGGGACGCCGACGAGGTGAACCGATGAGCGCGGGCACCTCCGCGAGCGGCGGCGGCGCGGCATCCCTCCCCTTCGACACCCGCGCCCTCACGGCGCCGGTCGAC is part of the Microbacterium lemovicicum genome and encodes:
- the dnaB gene encoding replicative DNA helicase yields the protein MSIADISEERLGGPRQYERTPPHDVLAEQSALGGMLLSKDAVADVIESLRGADFYVPKHELIYEAILSLYSHGEPTDVVAVTDELIKTGELQRAGGADYLHTLTSIVPTAANAGYYASIVSERALLRRLVEAGTRIVQMGYQGEGEALDLVNTAQAEIYGVTGADAVEDYVPLTVAVDAAVDEIEAARGRDGQMTGIPTGFAGLDQLTNGLHPGQMIIIAARPAMGKSTLALDFARTAAIGNDMPTIFFSLEMGRSEIAMRLMSAEGAIPLQAMRKGTLDSRDWTTIASVRGRINDAPLYIDDSPNMTLVEIRAKCRRLKQRVGLKMVVIDYLQLMTSGKRVESRQQEVSEFSRALKLLAKELGVPVVALSQLNRGAEQRSDKKPALSDLRESGSIEQDADMVVLLHREAAYEKDSPRAGEADLIVAKHRNGPTDTITVAFQGHFSRFTDMAPVGDFA
- a CDS encoding chaplin family protein, with protein sequence MNTFITRALIGTLLAGGVTLLGATVANAAETTGEDGLLSGTQALIDVSAPVDVVGDAVSLIGDSSSTTAPAPAEAAPAPAAEVTTSGLDGILSGDQAIVSVDIPITVTDNAVSVIGDSTVEDAAPAAPAEPAEPAAPAEAPAPEASTSGEDGIASGNQAVVDLDVPVTVGGNAVSVIGDSSVTDTAPAAAPVAPATGGTTTAPVTTGEDSILGGNQVIPVVDIPVTVGGNAVSVIGDSSVTDTAPAAAPAAPATGGTTTAPVTTGEDSILGGNQVIPVLDIPVTVGGNAISVIGDSSVVGGTGTGTGLGGGSPLAPITSGEDGILGGNQLIPVVNLPITVGGNAISVIGDSTVTTPGTPGTPGTPGTPGTPGTPGTPGTPGTPGTPGTPGTPGTPGTPGTPGTPGTPGTPGTPGTPGTPGTPGTPGTPGTPGTPGTPGTPGTPGTPGTPATAGTPAGATVYAAASTAAASTANAPAARLATTGGESALPALLMALVLFGAGAAFLLRRRTA
- the rpsR gene encoding 30S ribosomal protein S18, whose product is MAGKSTGDRRKPRKGGKVTAPAKPTRVGLIDYKDVATLRKFISERGKIRARRITGVSVQEQRLIARAIKNAREMALLPYAGAGR
- the rpsF gene encoding 30S ribosomal protein S6, producing MTHQYELMVILNPEIDERQVAPNLDKFLKVITNDGGSIENVDVWGKRRLAYEIQKKNEGIYAVVSFTASSDATRELDRQLKLSEMIMRTKVLRAEEAIAMIASEKQRADEKAARKAARPAKPAVKQDA
- the rplI gene encoding 50S ribosomal protein L9 encodes the protein MSKLILTNEVAGLGGAGDVVEVKDGFARNYLIPQGFAVAWTRGGEKQVASIRAARDSRAIHDHEEAVALKNTLESNKVKLAVKTGSEGRLFGSVKTDHIADAVKAAGLGDLDKRKIHITTPIKSIGEHEATVRLRDDLTAVITLQVVSAK
- a CDS encoding single-stranded DNA-binding protein; translated protein: MAGETIITVVGNLTADPELRYTQNGLPVANFTIASTPRTFDRQANEWKDGEALFLRASVWREFAEHVAGSLTKGSRVIASGRLKQRSYETKEGEKRTSMELEVDEIGPSLRYATAQITRAASSGGAGGGQGGGQSRGQVADQPWSTPGSNSGSSNSGADAWSTPGSYGDDTPF